The window TATCATCTTCACAGAATATAGTCTTTAGCATCGTCTTATCTCCTATATGATAAGCATTAGTTCACACAAGTGTGTTTAAATGCTGGTATTTGATTACACATAATTCATTAGTGGTCATGGGTTTTCCTAGTGTTGGGGTCCTTATACAGGATGAGTGTGGTGGGAATCTGATACAGAGGTCGGAGTCACTCTCCTCCCCGCATGAGTGCATATTGAACCGGATCACTGTTAGTGTTCGCTTACACATCCCGCCCTTGATGTTTACAATAACTTGTGATGTACCGTTATGATGATCAAtataaaaagcataagaaatgtgaagacaaaaattatatttcaaattGCGAAGCTCAGTCTAGGATAGGCCTATACACACAATCGCcaaaaatgtcttatttgtCTTAAATCTTATTTTCTAAAATCTATCATATTCATTGAAGCAAACTGCGCcgaatacaattatttattgtaCAAGTTATTGAACAacttttaatcaataaaaatattgtatttaggTGTGACAGATTGATGCTCCGTTTCtttcaaacaaatataaaataatactatttATCATTCTCTACTAACCCTTATGAAAACTGGCCATGTTCTCACTACAGTAATCATCGTTTAACCATGATTTAACCATGAACCAAATggcaaaaaaacatggttaatgtTTCCTTATGATTTTGCCTAAGATAACAGATGGGGACAACATTATCGGAACTAATAACTCCCTTTTAGATTGGCAAACCCCACATATGACCCACATATGCCTTTTAGGGTTAAATGGCATTAGAAGAGCTCAAGACGCTCAGTATTCCTCCTGCTGTATGTGCCGTGAGCCCCATATAGTGCTGCTGTAATGCAACCTTTCTCATGCAGTCCGCTTTGATTAGCGCGGGGGCCGGACGAGCACTGAATGGCCTGTTCACAGCCATTACCAAGATTCCTTTATCAATGTCTAGTAATTAAAATGTCACCACTTAATTTTCAGGCCACGGAGAACCTCTTGTAGCAATCTTTTCCTAATAAAAACAGTAATCGAAACGCTATTTTCACTCGAAACAAAAAGGTTGCGGCAGGCGACTCAGGGGTGTCAAGGCGACAGAGATCAATATGAGAGAAGCTGATTGATCTCGCGCTAAAGTGAAATTTATTGGGGTCGTGGTTTTATACTGCGCGGATATAGCGGTGAGTGTAGAACACTGGTTCTCAGTTGATGCGTTTATTAAACCTCTCTTGCTGAATTAGTCTGCCTTTGATTTATGTGCCAATCTTCTCAATGACCTCCAGGACAAGATCTCTTATTTTTCTAGCGTCCACCGGtttgaaattgaaatgtttCCATCTTTGTTCTTACCGGAGCTTACCTGAATACTCCGAGCCTCTTGAGAAACAAATAGGCCTATACACTTACCGCTATTGCAAACATTCAAAGTGAAGTCATTGTTGTGTAAAATCACATCGAAATTGTATCACAGTAAATTTATgcattattcttttttaaatcttcaCGTTTTTTTATGCACAATTATTTTGGTAAATAATGTTGGAAAGTGGGCgtcttttttattaaagcaataatgaCGTCATTGTTTAATAATAGCACATTTGCTAACATATAAAGTGTTTATTTCCATACTCAAAAGTGTTCATGCAAGCAGAAGtattgaatatacatttttcgAGTTGTTATATTTCCGATGAGGTTATATTTAATATCAAAACAAATGACTGTTTGTACCACTCCTCACACCAACACCGCAGGGTCTCGTTTGCTACAGCAAATAAAAGTACTAAAACGaatattttttgattatttttatactaATTATACAAAGTGATTATATACAGGACACTGTttaattacgaaatattttccCAGTTCTTTCTTTGATATTTGACAACTGGCCTATATAATGTTTCCTTAATTAATTTACTCATGCTCGTGTAATGTAATAGCTTGTATATAAATGAGCCAATAATGGCATATGTCGTCCTGAAACACAATATTTATCGTATTGATTCAACCGTTATGTAAAAACAGGCATTGATTATTTAATAACATGTCAAAGAGTTACTAAGCACATTTAACTCAAAGTAATATGGTTGGTCTGCTAAAAGTAATATGTCTCAACGTTATTactattatgttttattttgtttcaaagaTTGTTATTATAAGGAGGTGTCAATctgcacaaatacagaaaaatacattttattcgaGATATTAAATTCAACGGTCTGACTAAATGCTGGCTGGGTGACTTGTTTAAAGATGGGTGTTGTGTAGCTCTACCTGCTCGGGGGAGGATCCGGTAGTCTTGTAGTAGGACATGTGAGCCCCGTCTTCTCTCCATAAACGCTAACAATGCAGCATCGAGTCTGATCTCTAAATAATTAACAAGAAAGGAATAATTACAgaataaaattgtaattattgtTGGGCCAGAACGAAGCTTCTTGGTTGTGAAAGGAGACACGACCAGGCAGATCTGGTTAAAGTTTCCCTTTccataaataatgaataaggTTTAGCCGGTGGCCCCTCGGTCATAGGGCATAATAAATAAAGCGTCgcttgacagatttttttcgcatttgtttttaactttgCAACCCATCGAAAAGCAACGAACTGCCCttctacttttaaaattcacCTAAAACTCTCTTATGTAATTTGAAATGTAAGCAGAATTTATTTGTTGGAAAACCACATCTATTCTCATGTTTATTCAATGTATATTGTGAATGTTAATCGTTTCGATTTTTATATAGGCCTATATTGTTTCATAATGTTTTAGGCGGCAGGTAATATAGCCTATTAATAAATTTGAGACACTCTCCAAACCTTTATTTCTCAAATAAACAACTATATATAAATTACACACAAGAAGCACAACTTAACACAGTGGGACATTTGACCATTGAACCATTTTACCATCTTTACCAGTCTCAGAAGTAACTTATGGGACCACCGACGAACACGTCATCGAAACATTTCTGGAAAGAAATGTCCTTGGTTATTCTTCGTGGACAGCACAACTTCGTCTGGCCTCATATTAATATCTTTACGTCAAGACTTAGTGGGGTTAACTGAAGGGCATTGATCAGGGTTTAAATAGTTAATACGGCCATATAGGGTTGCACCACTTACCTCAGCTCATTGCTCTGATATATCACTGTTTGTACACACTAGCCGCTCTCACTGCTGGTGTGTTTAACAAATGTGTATCATTCACCGTGAGACATGTGACGTAAAAGGCGCTGACCGTCAGACTTTAATAGCAGTTTAGACTGCATGGCCTAAAGACCTATGGCCTCGAGCAAATGATTCTTGAAAATTCATAATGTTGTATTGTATGATATATCCGACGTGTCACTTAAATATGAACATCATTAAATTGTAAAATTCGTAAGAAACGTATTGGTCTTAGAGAAACAAAAACAGGTGTGGATATTATCATTCTGAGTAAAATAAGAAAGCGTAATAATTTAACGTTGTTCATTGTTCTTTATGCTTCTATTACCGCCCTAATAGTTCATGCGCAACCGCCAGTAAGCAAAAACGATTAAATGGCACTTAGCGTCCTGCTTTTGTCATCAGCAAAGTGTACATCTTTTGGCATCCTTTGttcctatctatctatctatctatctatctatctatctatctatctatctatctatctatctatctatctatctatctatctatctatctatctaagcTCAATTTGATTTGGCACTTTGGCAGGGATCTTTGTTTCGTAATTGTGTCAGCAAACGGTTAATACCAGAATCGGATTTGATCTCAGTGGGTGTGACTTTCATTATTTTGGCGTCCCCTCTTTTGAAGTAGATCGCGTACAACCTATTAAGAAGAGGCACGAGCTTCGGGACTGCCATGTGGTCACTCCGTGTGCGCTCCCATCACCACGCAAGAGAGCTGAGTGGGATGGAAAGCCTAAAGCTGTTTTAAGAGGGAGGAGAGACTATTTCTAAACTCGAAGTCCTCCACGCACACTGTAGACGAGTCGCGGACGTTTTTATCCTTCCTTCAGGCCTGTTTATCTAACGGAAAGACTTACTCGTCTGATCTCTTAACTTGATAAAAggtatgtttgttttcatatttacaaTTTGATAAGATTAAAAGTGATGTATTTTCTTGAAAAACTATTTTAGATTAGCTAAATTATTTTAGCCACCATTAGGAGGTTTAGAATATGGAAAAAAGATTTGCCTTTGTTTTAAAGCATACCGTTCCTTGACCAATTACCGCACCTAGTAATTTACGGGCagctaatataatataaagtggtaaatacaaagaatatttaaacatttaaaaaaatgaatttaggAAGTAATTTGAGGTAACCACATCTAAGGGAATAAGATTCTCTCGCAAAGCTCCTTTCGCAATGTCTTCTTAATTATAAATGATAAGACTTTTATTAACAGATCGAACAGCACATGCTATGTAATTACACAGAAAGCGGCTTAGTGCTTATTTTCCTTGTTGCTAAGCTCATTGGCGTAGCTAAAAGATGCTCCCCTTCTGCCCCTTTTGCGTATTAGAGCGATAAGAGGCCTTTAAGTAATCGCTCCGGATTCTGAGCCGATTTGGAGACATTAAGCAATGATGCAGGTTCTTAGGTCCAAAAGTGGGTTCTACTGATCGGTTAGATTAGAGAAGTGAGTTTTTTAACATGAATATTTGAGTGAATAATAATTTCGGGCTTCTAATTTGATACGTATAAATATGAcgtattatttaaattattaacaggACTGTAATCTGTAATGTAATTCAAAACGTGACAATAACATTTTCGTCTTGCTAAATATTTTCAATagcaaaaaatgttatttaggatgaaaaattactttaaaaatagtGGTCGAAACCAACATTACATGGTAAAAGTAGGTAGACATTTAAAATAGCCTACAAATTatcagctgtatttttttagctaAATGCTAATAGgctaattattattttgtttttgttgtgtcttAATATATCCTCATAGGAAAATCTATCATAATTCCCATCTTCGTGATAATTTATGAATTTTAATATCATTTCTCATTTCTCATTTGTCCTCGACAGACTTCAGGAATGGAGTCGATACCCAGTCAGCTGTCTGCGGGACGAGATGCCAGTTCTTCCCCTAACTCAAAGCAAGAACTGCAGCCTTATTCCGGCACCAGCTCGCTGAAACCAAATCAAGTGAGTGAGATTGGGCTGTATGGAGTGCCCATCGTCTCTTTGGTCATAGACGGTCAGGAGAGACTGTGTCTAGCGCAAATTTCCAACACTTTACTGAAGAACTACAGCTACAATGAAATCCACAACAGACGCGTGGCTCTTGGAGTTACATGCGTGCAGTGCACACCTGTGCAGCTGGAGATCCTGAGACGCGCGGGAGCCATGCCCATCTCCTCGCGCCGCTGTGGCATGATCACCAAGCGCGAGGCCGAGCGCCTCTGCAAATCTTTCCTCGGAGCTCACAATCCTCCCAAATTACCCGAGAATTTCGCATTTGACGTTTCACACGAGTGCGCTTGGGGAAGCAGAGGAAGCTTCATTCCGGCGAGGTACAACAGCTCAAGGGCGAAATGCATCAAGTGCACTTATTGCAATATGTATTTTTCGCCCAACAAATTCATCTTTCATTCTCACCGCACACCTGAATCCAAATACACGCAACCAGACGCCGCTAATTTTAATTCGTGGCGACGCCACCTGAAACTGACCGATAAAAGCTTGTCTGACGACATTTGTCACGCGTGGGAGGACGTAAAGGCCATGTTCAACGGTGGGAGCCGAAAACGGGCAATGCCAGGGAGTGGGTCGGATATGTCATCTCCACTAAAACCGCAGGCCTCCGGCAACATCACGCAGACCAGGTCCCCTGATGTTCCCCACAAAACTTTGCGCTGTGATGATGGCCGTGGCAGCCTCAGCTTAACCAACACTGTGCGTAACTACCCGGTCATCCCTGTGCCCAGTAAGGGTTTTGGCATGCTGCAGAAGATCCCACCTCCTATTTTCCCGCATCCGTATAGTTTTCCAGCATTTGGACTGTGTCAAAAGAAAGACGATGGAGTAAGTGACCAAAATAAGACCAACGTACCCGGTGTGTTTTGGACCGGTGGGAAGGACGGTCTTTATCCATCGTTTCCTATGTTTTGGCCCACCACGGGTAGCCTGCCACTGTCATCATATCAACCAAAACCACACACAGACCTCGTAGTTGGGCgacaaacagaaacagacatgtcagagagtgagagagggggAAACACGCCCAGAGACAGTCTGTTCGACAGCGAGCGTTGCTCTAGCTCGCAGTCACTCAGAAACGATGAAGATAAATCTGGGGACGAGGCAAGGTCAACCGAGGGACAACCGACCACCCCTAGAAAGATCAGCTATATTTCTGCTTTCAGACCAGTGGTTAAAGACGCAGAGAGTATAGCCAAGCTCTACGGGAACAGGGAGGCGTACAGCGGCGCACATAGTGGCCACTTGTCGCCTGACTTCGTGAGTGAGAGCTCTAGCTACAGATCTGCCTCTCCGTGTGTGGACAGTGGGGAAGAGCCAGACGTCGACGTCGAATCCCACAGACTGCCGGAGGACGAGGAGTCTATACAACTTTCCGTGGATGATCGGCAGAGTCCCGTGGGGGAAATCGCTTTGGGcagtcacagacacacaccacaGTCAGATGACGACCATTTCCTTTTCAGTGAAAATTCTGATCAGAAGCAGAACAAGCAGGTGACAAAGAAAAACGATGTCACTGTTTATGACGTGAGTATGAAACTCACACAATTAAATTTAATGtaaccaaaataattaaataattctgAATTAAAAAAGGCCTACGTGTTCGATCCCTCTAAGCAACAAAATGGCACTTGCTCAAATAGCATCCACTGTCATCTGTATTCCCTTTAAATATAGAGCATTATGATTATTTTGAGCACTGAGgatctttttattcatttgagcAAACTAAACATACAAACTGAATAAAGGCAGCCATTACTCTGATAGCACTTGTCCGTCTATAGCAGTTATTTAGCTCTAATAGCGAGTAATTTAGCTTAATTGTGAGGTTCAGAGTTTCTATTTCTGAACAGTTTGCAATTTAGGTTGTTATGGATATAGGTCGTTTAAATTCCATGTTTATTAATGTACACTGATCTAAATAAAAGGACGCAGCAGCGCGTAATTGTGCTAAATTAAACGTTTAGAACGAATAGTGAGGTCTGATTCTGCCCGCGGGTTATAAATGCATTGGTGAAAGGGCTCCCCTGTGGTTACTGCCCCCGTTTGACTGAAAATGATTCCCATTGTAAGTCCATCTGATCAAATTGACCCTTTTAATATGAGCAATTTGTCTTGATGTAGCCAAACACTCTCAGATCATTATAGGACTAATAACAATATGTTGTCTGTCGCGTGATCAAGGAATGAAAGAACAAAATGATGCATAATTGgggttgtatttatttttaatggttGGTTATTTTTGCAGGTGTACACACATGAAAAGGAGATGTCGTCTCTTCAGAACACACTTCCCTGTTCTACTATTAAACTTTCACGCAGCGCAGATGAATCAAACGGTTAGAAATTGAATTCAcgcatttaaatataaatcaattgTTATGTAATGAGATTGATTTCCTGATTTTAATAACTTACACTTTAAGAGTGTGTTGTTTTAACGTTGAGTTAAACGCTTTTAATTGTTAGCCTGATAACaagatcatttttctttttaggctcacacacgtcacacaacaATCTTACTGAAGACGAATGTGAACCGCAAAAATCACGTCCGGTCGAAATTAGCGTTAATAAACACAACCCAAGTAAGTAGCCtgtctaaaatgtgtgtttattaatatcttgtgattttttttatttgttgcaaAGGCCTAAATATCTGTAtgatattaattgtatattCCTTCCCAATGTTATTGCAGACGACGCCGCGCTGAGAAGTACGGACAACAGGTTTCGTTTTTTCGAGAAAGACATTGAGAATATGGCAAAAGGTAGGCTACAAGAGAAGCAATGCCTATATTTTTATAGTTAGTTTAAGTTGTAAACTACATAAGATTGCTTTACgaattattaaaatactttttggacaagACGTTAAGACACATCTTTTAAAACtcacattgttttaatttatcaCCTTTTTAATAGGCCTACATACACTGTGCATATAAACCGTGCAATATCTACACAATTATGTATTACTGAGAATTGTCCTTGAACTGCAGACGATCTACATCGCTCGTTCACAAACCCCTCAGGCATCTGTCCTAATTATTTTGCAATATCATGCTTGAAAACACGGGGCCCGTGTGTTTTGCCTTAGTAACATACAGAGAGTACAGAGAGTAAAAATACATGACACGTctcttaatatttaaaatacttgGGATAATTTCCTTCAGAAGACAGTAGCTTGCTCAAAAACTATTGAGCTATGTGTGTTAATTAAAATCGCAGTAATATGATAAATTATTTGATATCTGTTTCACAGAGGAACTCCAAAAGCAGCTCTTGGAGCAAGTGGAGCTAAGAAAAAAACTGGAACGGGAATTTCAAAGTTTGAAAGgtatttaagacatttttatgGTGGTAAAAAAGCCaaagtaattattatttaaatccttgaatattttattttaatatatgttgACTCTAACAGATAATTTTCAGGATCAAATGAAGAGGGAGCTGTCTTATCGAGAGGAGATGGTCCAGCAGCTGCAGATTGTAAGAGGTAGTGTATATGCATATCTTGCAAAAGTTAAAGAAAAGGGAAAACGAAAAGGTGACACTTGCATATTAAGTTAAACTGATTTATAAGATAAACTGGTCACGGGTAATAGAAAACATTCAAAGTTTCTTCCCCAactgatttattattatttattttttatgtagacACATTGTGCAACGAGTTGGATCAGGAGAGAAAGGCTCGTTATGCAATTCAGCAGAAGCTTAAAGGTAATTTATAATGTATCATCAAAATAATACATACATTATTATCTATAAAAGTGAgacaaaatgtaataacttattttatatagtttaaGAAATATATTGCTCTGTGTAGGCTACAAAAAATATGCAAGTGCTACTTTTTCAGTTGCTTACTGTTATCAAATATACAATATGAGAACAAGTAATGAAATGTAAACCTTTCTCATGTTTATGCATAAGAGATATGAAATAGATTATCATGTATTATACATTACCGAGTGACATTTGATTTAACCTATTGTGATtcagtaaaataatatatagatTTACCCATATATATTTACCCCTCGCTTTGTAAATCATGGCACTAAATTGAACTTTTTCCTAGAAGCTCACGACGCTCTTCACCATTTCTCCTGCAAAATGCTCACTCCACGACACTGCACGGGGGCCTGCACCTTCAAGCCACCCCTCTTACCACCTTAACTTACAGCTGCATCCCAGGGAGGCACTACACTACAGTAAAAACTGTACAACTTCCCTCAAGGAATTCTGCATTACCACTCTGTGTGGGAGGTGTTCTCAATGTATGTACACTAAAACCTAAGGATTTCTGAACTGCAAACCCTCCAAAGCATTTACTGGCATTGTGTGCTCTGCTTTGAACATTGCAGAGTGGATGTAAACGTCTAGGAGGACATCAAGACCATTTACGGGATGACaacaaatgttcaaataattatgttatttatgtAAATAGGTTGGTTTTTTAATATCAGTACAAATACATGATATGTGGCAATGTGCAATGAattgtaaaatgtgaaatttcATAAACTGAAATTGTtgattattcttattatttatgtatttgtgttttacattaatTCCTTTATTCTCTAAATGTGCTATTCCAAATCAATTCTGTAACAAAATCTAAAGCACTTTATGTAAGCAACATCTCAGACCTACCTATCCAAATTTAATCAACCCAGACATCTATTTAATAATAGTTGTTTAACAATAACAAGTTAAGATTAGCACTTATTTCTTATTctccaaaaaacaaatactgaaTACAGAAAAGAATGTTGTTATTCCACATGAAAGTGctcaaattaaatgttataagACTTctggagtgttttttttatctcttgCCTCGTTCTTGAATAAAAGTATCGacttaaatgaaaattatttcttttttattaatattcttaaGCTGAttaatcatgttttcttttttatataaaaaataataattgtaaaatcaattttaggcaaaaaaataaataaatgcaaaggtCTTACCTGAAATGTTACTGGTCAATGAGAAACCATTAGACAGAGTACTGTATGTACcccaagaaaaataaaaactacagcAATTTAAAGGAAACATGgctgtttcattttcattacacATCTCATACGTTTACAATATCTAGACTTATCTAAAAagataaacatacattttttgcttGCAAGAACTGTACTTTACAAACGTTCTAGACCAGTTTTTACCAAAGCTGTGTTTTTGCTGAATACAACACCTCCATCTAGTGGTAAAACCTCGATGCTGCACATTGTCGGTCGCCCAACTTCAGCGTCGGTGCATAATACACATTTAACGTCTTCTCTCTGTAAATGCATGTTACGTTCGTCAATGAATACGTAACATTGCTACGTAATGTGTGTCTTTAACGTGTTTCAAACGCCACCCCATAACGGCTGATGGTGTCTATATTAATGAATTAACACTTTACAAGGATAGTTACATTATCTAATTTACGAACTTTGGTTTCGAGAGCTTTTGCCTACTGCACATCTTAAGGACATTCCAGTGTTTGTAAGAAACCGGTTTCAATTTAATCGCGAAACAGCCATGTAAAAAGATCTCTGTACAGGACTAGGACAGCACATGACATGTGAATCACATTTAGACACTCAGCAAAATATGATCCCCGGCATTGCGAACATCCGTCTGTTGTAACgtcattttcaaataaagatGTACACTATTGAC of the Triplophysa dalaica isolate WHDGS20190420 chromosome 1, ASM1584641v1, whole genome shotgun sequence genome contains:
- the skor1a gene encoding SKI family transcriptional corepressor 1a isoform X1, which encodes MESIPSQLSAGRDASSSPNSKQELQPYSGTSSLKPNQVSEIGLYGVPIVSLVIDGQERLCLAQISNTLLKNYSYNEIHNRRVALGVTCVQCTPVQLEILRRAGAMPISSRRCGMITKREAERLCKSFLGAHNPPKLPENFAFDVSHECAWGSRGSFIPARYNSSRAKCIKCTYCNMYFSPNKFIFHSHRTPESKYTQPDAANFNSWRRHLKLTDKSLSDDICHAWEDVKAMFNGGSRKRAMPGSGSDMSSPLKPQASGNITQTRSPDVPHKTLRCDDGRGSLSLTNTVRNYPVIPVPSKGFGMLQKIPPPIFPHPYSFPAFGLCQKKDDGVSDQNKTNVPGVFWTGGKDGLYPSFPMFWPTTGSLPLSSYQPKPHTDLVVGRQTETDMSESERGGNTPRDSLFDSERCSSSQSLRNDEDKSGDEARSTEGQPTTPRKISYISAFRPVVKDAESIAKLYGNREAYSGAHSGHLSPDFVSESSSYRSASPCVDSGEEPDVDVESHRLPEDEESIQLSVDDRQSPVGEIALGSHRHTPQSDDDHFLFSENSDQKQNKQVTKKNDVTVYDVYTHEKEMSSLQNTLPCSTIKLSRSADESNGSHTSHNNLTEDECEPQKSRPVEISVNKHNPNDAALRSTDNRFRFFEKDIENMAKEELQKQLLEQVELRKKLEREFQSLKGSNEEGAVLSRGDGPAAADCKRSSRRSSPFLLQNAHSTTLHGGLHLQATPLTTLTYSCIPGRHYTTVKTVQLPSRNSALPLCVGGVLNVCTLKPKDF
- the skor1a gene encoding SKI family transcriptional corepressor 1a isoform X5 — translated: MESIPSQLSAGRDASSSPNSKQELQPYSGTSSLKPNQVSEIGLYGVPIVSLVIDGQERLCLAQISNTLLKNYSYNEIHNRRVALGVTCVQCTPVQLEILRRAGAMPISSRRCGMITKREAERLCKSFLGAHNPPKLPENFAFDVSHECAWGSRGSFIPARYNSSRAKCIKCTYCNMYFSPNKFIFHSHRTPESKYTQPDAANFNSWRRHLKLTDKSLSDDICHAWEDVKAMFNGGSRKRAMPGSGSDMSSPLKPQASGNITQTRSPDVPHKTLRCDDGRGSLSLTNTVRNYPVIPVPSKGFGMLQKIPPPIFPHPYSFPAFGLCQKKDDGVSDQNKTNVPGVFWTGGKDGLYPSFPMFWPTTGSLPLSSYQPKPHTDLVVGRQTETDMSESERGGNTPRDSLFDSERCSSSQSLRNDEDKSGDEARSTEGQPTTPRKISYISAFRPVVKDAESIAKLYGNREAYSGAHSGHLSPDFVSESSSYRSASPCVDSGEEPDVDVESHRLPEDEESIQLSVDDRQSPVGEIALGSHRHTPQSDDDHFLFSENSDQKQNKQVTKKNDVTVYDVYTHEKEMSSLQNTLPCSTIKLSRSADESNGSHTSHNNLTEDECEPQKSRPVEISVNKHNPNDAALRSTDNRFRFFEKDIENMAKEELQKQLLEQVELRKKLEREFQSLKDNFQDQMKRELSYREEMVQQLQIVREAHDALHHFSCKMLTPRHCTGACTFKPPLLPP